One segment of Pseudomonas asgharzadehiana DNA contains the following:
- a CDS encoding AAA family ATPase — MKPVLLGVTGTHSTGKSTFCEALKVSLECKGICVATIPSFGKLAVQQGIPLLTQHTYDSTMWFIDRTLEAQRAAADTAEVILLDRPIMDAVAYWNAAVEHRGTPAPMHQVDVVKSLITSQLPGYTTIVATRLDSSIALGPGRDTNLPFRASVDSHLHQILSDFGIQHQMLVPDVRDALLDSLHTHILRKLEHL, encoded by the coding sequence GTGAAGCCTGTTCTTTTAGGTGTCACTGGAACCCACTCCACGGGGAAATCCACCTTCTGTGAAGCGCTCAAAGTTTCACTTGAGTGCAAAGGCATCTGCGTTGCTACCATCCCATCGTTCGGGAAGCTTGCGGTACAGCAAGGTATCCCGCTGCTCACTCAGCATACCTACGACTCCACGATGTGGTTTATCGACCGTACGCTCGAGGCGCAACGAGCAGCGGCTGACACTGCCGAGGTGATATTGCTCGATCGACCGATCATGGATGCCGTGGCGTATTGGAATGCCGCAGTCGAGCATCGAGGTACACCTGCACCGATGCACCAGGTAGACGTGGTCAAATCATTAATCACCAGCCAGCTCCCTGGCTACACGACGATCGTTGCGACCAGGCTTGATAGCTCCATTGCTCTTGGCCCAGGACGCGATACCAACTTGCCTTTCAGGGCGTCCGTCGACAGCCATTTGCACCAGATTTTGAGCGACTTCGGGATCCAGCATCAGATGCTTGTTCCTGACGTACGGGATGCTCTTCTCGATAGCTTACACACCCATATCCTTCGAAAATTGGAGCACTTATGA
- a CDS encoding aldo/keto reductase: MTAARTGLLAGQQVRRLGFGTMRLTGPGIWGPPASEAEAVQLLRKAVELGVQHIDTADAYGPNVAEGLIRKALFPYADDLIIATKGGFTRQGPGKWTPCGVPAYLRQCVEMSLRQLNVEAIDLYYLHRVDPNVPLADQVGELEKMRQEGKIKCLGLSKVDILQLTQAIAIAPIAAVQNQFSILDNQSEDVIRWCEQNETAFIPYAPLSAGRYFSTGEVRDQLASATHALKWLLNYSPAMFPIPGTSRVEHLEENLRSDIEG, from the coding sequence ATGACCGCCGCCCGTACGGGACTCTTGGCAGGACAGCAGGTTAGGCGCCTCGGGTTTGGCACCATGAGGCTCACGGGGCCGGGCATCTGGGGCCCACCAGCTTCAGAAGCTGAAGCTGTTCAGCTCCTGCGTAAAGCGGTGGAGTTGGGCGTGCAACACATCGATACCGCTGACGCCTATGGGCCAAATGTGGCCGAGGGGCTAATTCGTAAAGCGTTGTTTCCCTATGCCGACGACCTGATCATTGCGACTAAAGGTGGCTTCACCCGCCAAGGCCCCGGCAAGTGGACGCCATGCGGCGTTCCAGCGTATTTGCGCCAGTGCGTTGAGATGAGCCTCAGGCAGCTCAACGTCGAAGCGATAGATCTGTATTACTTGCACCGTGTCGATCCAAATGTCCCTTTGGCTGACCAGGTCGGGGAGCTTGAGAAGATGCGTCAAGAAGGGAAGATCAAATGCCTGGGCTTGTCGAAAGTCGATATTCTTCAACTCACGCAGGCGATTGCGATTGCACCCATCGCCGCGGTTCAGAATCAATTTAGCATCCTGGATAACCAGTCCGAGGATGTGATTCGCTGGTGTGAGCAGAACGAAACAGCGTTCATTCCCTACGCGCCTTTGAGCGCCGGAAGGTATTTTTCAACCGGTGAGGTTCGAGACCAGCTTGCCTCGGCAACCCATGCCTTGAAATGGCTTCTGAACTACTCGCCGGCCATGTTCCCAATTCCGGGCACATCCAGAGTTGAGCATCTGGAGGAAAACCTCAGATCGGATATTGAGGGCTAG
- a CDS encoding TIGR02391 family protein has product MSTRIPPFSSQHLEAACRVLADTERGLSGTQIGYLLQDIRVPDADANNTKWKRLFNALAQMQNQHQVGNHLILFINSAMNPVSYARDREAFIWRRDELNVVLAFSGFYVRDDGKVGRADKATTLDVARARVGRLKAALEARAVHEEVVKYCRAELLSENYFHAVFEATKGIAARIRNLSGLNGDGADLVAKAFLGQSPMLAVGPLATESEKSEQKGFANLLIGLFGAVRNPLAHATKIDWPMSEQDALDILTMVSLMHRKLDVTRKINP; this is encoded by the coding sequence TTGAGTACCCGCATCCCACCTTTTAGTTCGCAACACCTAGAAGCTGCATGTCGTGTTCTCGCTGATACGGAACGTGGCTTGAGCGGCACTCAAATTGGATATCTCCTCCAAGACATTCGCGTTCCAGACGCCGACGCCAACAACACCAAGTGGAAACGCTTGTTCAACGCGTTGGCACAAATGCAAAACCAGCATCAGGTCGGGAACCATCTCATCCTTTTCATCAACAGCGCTATGAATCCTGTGAGCTACGCCCGGGATCGTGAGGCCTTTATTTGGCGCAGGGATGAGCTCAACGTTGTCCTAGCATTCTCGGGATTCTATGTACGCGATGATGGAAAGGTCGGGCGTGCGGACAAGGCAACCACTCTGGATGTGGCCCGCGCCCGTGTAGGCCGGCTCAAAGCTGCGCTAGAAGCCCGAGCAGTGCATGAGGAGGTTGTGAAATATTGCCGTGCAGAATTGTTGAGCGAAAATTACTTCCACGCTGTATTTGAGGCTACAAAGGGGATTGCGGCACGAATCCGAAATCTGTCGGGCTTGAATGGTGATGGCGCCGATTTGGTGGCAAAGGCTTTCCTTGGGCAAAGCCCTATGCTTGCCGTGGGCCCCTTGGCCACAGAGTCTGAGAAAAGTGAGCAGAAGGGATTCGCGAATCTGCTAATCGGACTGTTCGGCGCCGTCCGCAATCCTTTGGCGCATGCGACGAAAATAGATTGGCCTATGTCCGAGCAAGACGCGCTCGACATTCTGACGATGGTATCGCTGATGCATCGTAAGCTTGATGTCACCCGCAAGATAAACCCTTAG
- a CDS encoding GIY-YIG nuclease family protein — protein sequence MPVYFIGQVQANNCIHIKIGRASDITRRRGQLQTGSPFPLEVMGWIHSENDAALEGKLHIHFAPQRQIGEWFRIEPADVLPILMDEGEDGFIAKNADAFEITGYGRDALPEYMGVWAWGDLEIQECCPFCGCFCGMHYQDASCMYHCINCDVLTDFSDISRDDRD from the coding sequence ATGCCGGTCTATTTCATTGGTCAGGTACAGGCCAACAATTGCATTCACATCAAAATTGGGCGCGCTAGCGACATAACGCGCCGGCGGGGTCAGCTACAGACCGGTAGCCCCTTTCCCTTGGAAGTAATGGGCTGGATTCATTCAGAAAATGATGCAGCTCTTGAAGGGAAGCTCCACATCCATTTCGCTCCACAGAGGCAGATAGGAGAATGGTTCCGGATCGAACCTGCTGACGTCTTGCCCATCCTGATGGATGAAGGCGAGGATGGATTCATAGCGAAAAATGCTGATGCATTCGAAATTACGGGGTATGGGCGAGACGCATTACCGGAATATATGGGCGTCTGGGCATGGGGTGATTTGGAGATCCAAGAGTGCTGCCCGTTTTGTGGATGCTTTTGCGGTATGCATTACCAAGACGCTTCCTGCATGTACCACTGCATCAATTGTGATGTGCTCACAGACTTTTCGGATATCTCGCGGGACGATCGTGATTGA
- a CDS encoding DUF6035 family protein has translation MFTYDVAQPTDQMLLNEILNLDNGEPLDVDTFLRRDLVIVIQDRNELAGRYARNPNQPWLVCRICGGAVMLVLTQQRRFHFRHHPDEEGTRGCPISTKGAFSADQINRMKYNAAKESAAHLRLKGIIRDSLYADSACSEPEVEKVWRGMPIADRATWRKPDVQVYRKQQRFAFEVQLSTTFLTEIVGRREFYRVNGGAIVWVFEGFNPQENRTAEQDIFYLNNLNVFVVNERTLERSREAKRMALTCWYAVPHLKGRMIFNEWHEEEVFLDQLTVDTEQQLVYFYDYVTHRKELEETIAPARLRQEFHDFWLEHGTSEEPEADLAWSELRERMTLAMPQVSLPRSFHEGRFHGAVSIVLSARYGRPIGYRLPRLINVTNTAFDYYKAYLLPFGWTLEAFHQAESLASQDTKKTWEKRRKIIREALRSKDPAYRQDLKYNRLFAFLVPEIKEELAAERHW, from the coding sequence ATGTTCACCTATGACGTAGCCCAGCCTACGGATCAAATGCTGCTAAACGAAATCCTAAATCTCGATAACGGGGAGCCTCTGGACGTAGACACGTTCCTGAGGCGCGATTTGGTGATCGTAATACAGGATAGGAACGAACTCGCCGGCCGCTACGCTCGCAACCCGAATCAGCCATGGCTGGTATGCAGGATTTGCGGCGGTGCGGTGATGCTCGTGCTTACGCAACAGCGGCGGTTTCACTTCCGTCACCATCCGGATGAAGAAGGCACCAGGGGCTGCCCGATATCAACTAAAGGGGCATTCAGCGCCGATCAGATCAATCGGATGAAATACAACGCTGCGAAAGAAAGCGCGGCTCACCTGCGACTCAAAGGCATTATCAGGGACAGCTTGTATGCCGATTCGGCCTGCTCGGAACCAGAGGTTGAAAAGGTATGGCGTGGGATGCCCATCGCTGACCGGGCAACATGGCGCAAGCCTGATGTTCAAGTTTACCGGAAGCAGCAGCGGTTTGCGTTTGAAGTGCAGCTGTCCACTACCTTTCTTACGGAGATCGTAGGCAGAAGAGAGTTCTACCGCGTCAACGGTGGTGCCATCGTATGGGTTTTCGAGGGCTTCAATCCCCAAGAAAACCGTACCGCTGAACAGGATATTTTCTACCTCAATAACCTGAACGTCTTCGTTGTGAATGAGCGAACGTTGGAGCGCTCCCGAGAAGCAAAACGTATGGCGCTGACCTGCTGGTACGCGGTTCCACACCTCAAAGGTCGGATGATCTTTAACGAATGGCATGAAGAAGAGGTGTTTCTTGATCAGCTAACTGTCGATACGGAACAGCAACTGGTCTATTTCTACGACTATGTGACTCACCGAAAAGAGCTGGAGGAAACGATCGCTCCTGCCCGACTTCGCCAAGAATTCCACGACTTTTGGCTAGAACACGGTACCAGCGAGGAGCCCGAGGCTGACTTGGCCTGGAGCGAGCTGCGAGAACGTATGACTCTCGCAATGCCTCAGGTTTCGCTGCCTCGCTCATTTCATGAGGGCCGATTTCATGGCGCAGTATCCATTGTTCTCAGCGCAAGATATGGTCGCCCCATTGGCTACCGCCTGCCCCGCCTGATCAATGTGACGAACACCGCATTCGACTACTACAAAGCCTATTTGTTGCCTTTCGGCTGGACACTGGAAGCTTTCCACCAAGCAGAGTCGTTGGCCTCCCAGGACACGAAAAAGACGTGGGAAAAACGCCGCAAAATCATTCGAGAAGCTCTGCGAAGCAAAGATCCGGCGTACCGCCAAGACCTCAAATACAATCGGTTGTTTGCGTTCTTGGTGCCTGAGATCAAGGAAGAACTTGCGGCTGAGAGACATTGGTGA
- a CDS encoding LysR substrate-binding domain-containing protein has protein sequence MNRNDLRRVDLNLLIVFETLMHERSVTRAAEKLFLGQPAISAALSRLRGLFDDPLFVRTGRSMEPSARAVEIFALLSPALDSISTAVSRAAEFDPATSTAVFRIGLSDDVEFALLPQLLKRLRAEAPGIVLVVRRVNYILMPGLLASGEISIGVSYTADLPANAKRKVLRRSLPKLLRADSVPGSLSLDDFCARPHALVSFAGDLSGFIDEELEKLDRKRHVVLAVPQFNGLGTLLAGTDILATVPDYAAEALTSAGGLRAEDPPLPVRSFELHMAWRGSQDNDPGERWLRSRIQMFFGDPESL, from the coding sequence ATGAACCGTAACGACCTGCGTCGTGTCGACCTTAACCTCTTGATCGTATTCGAAACCTTGATGCACGAGCGCAGCGTGACCCGCGCCGCCGAGAAACTCTTCCTCGGTCAGCCGGCCATCAGCGCGGCGCTGTCACGCCTGCGCGGGTTGTTCGATGACCCGCTGTTTGTGCGCACCGGCCGCAGCATGGAACCGTCGGCCCGCGCCGTAGAGATCTTCGCCCTGCTCTCCCCGGCCCTGGACTCGATCTCCACCGCCGTCAGCCGCGCCGCCGAGTTCGACCCTGCTACCAGCACTGCGGTGTTTCGCATTGGCCTGTCCGATGACGTTGAATTCGCCCTGCTGCCTCAACTGCTCAAACGCCTGCGCGCGGAAGCCCCCGGCATTGTGCTGGTGGTGCGCCGCGTCAACTACATCCTGATGCCGGGCCTGCTGGCCTCCGGCGAAATCTCCATCGGCGTCAGCTACACCGCCGACCTGCCGGCCAACGCCAAGCGCAAAGTACTGCGCCGCAGCCTGCCCAAACTGCTGCGCGCCGACAGCGTGCCCGGCTCCTTGAGCCTGGACGACTTCTGCGCCCGCCCTCATGCCCTGGTGTCGTTTGCCGGTGACTTGAGCGGCTTTATCGACGAAGAGCTGGAAAAACTCGATCGCAAACGCCACGTGGTACTGGCCGTACCGCAGTTCAATGGGTTAGGCACGCTGCTCGCAGGCACGGACATCCTGGCCACCGTGCCGGACTACGCCGCTGAAGCACTGACCTCGGCAGGCGGCTTGCGCGCCGAAGACCCGCCATTGCCGGTGCGCAGCTTTGAACTGCACATGGCCTGGCGCGGCTCGCAGGACAATGATCCGGGGGAGCGGTGGTTGAGGTCGCGGATTCAGATGTTTTTTGGCGACCCTGAGAGTCTCTAG
- a CDS encoding zinc-dependent alcohol dehydrogenase family protein: MSRTIRFHKFGPAEVLKCEEHAAAQPAPGEVQVRVEAIGISWYDILWRQNLASSHARLPSGLGHEMAGVVVALGDGVDDLAVGDKVASFPAESPNDYPVYGEQIVLPRSALTRYPDVLSPIQASVHYTPLLIAYFAYMDLARVKPGQFALVTDASHCAGPSFVQLGKALGVRVIAATKNSDEREYLLSLGAEKVIVTEEQDLLMQINKFTDNRGVDVVFDGLGGPQMSLLGDVLAPRGSLVLYGLQGGNQTPFPACAAFQKNIQFFVHCIGNFTGKPELGIIQDQVALQRALRDINQLTADRVLVPLKTTVFPFSQFVEAHRYMDECPCRERVALQVEAV; encoded by the coding sequence ATGTCCCGCACGATTCGTTTTCACAAGTTTGGTCCGGCCGAGGTGCTCAAGTGCGAAGAGCATGCAGCCGCACAGCCCGCGCCGGGCGAAGTGCAGGTGCGTGTCGAAGCGATTGGCATCAGCTGGTATGACATTTTGTGGCGCCAGAACCTGGCGTCTTCCCATGCACGTCTTCCTTCTGGCCTGGGCCATGAAATGGCCGGGGTCGTGGTAGCCCTGGGTGACGGCGTGGATGATCTGGCCGTGGGCGATAAAGTGGCCAGTTTTCCGGCCGAGAGCCCCAACGATTACCCGGTGTATGGCGAACAGATCGTCCTGCCCCGTTCGGCCCTGACCCGCTACCCGGACGTCTTGAGTCCGATTCAAGCGAGTGTGCATTACACACCGCTGTTGATTGCCTACTTTGCTTATATGGACTTGGCCCGGGTCAAACCGGGGCAATTTGCGCTGGTCACCGACGCCAGTCATTGCGCCGGTCCTTCGTTCGTACAACTGGGCAAAGCCCTGGGTGTGCGGGTGATCGCGGCGACCAAAAACAGTGACGAGCGTGAATACCTGCTGTCTCTCGGTGCGGAGAAGGTCATCGTCACCGAAGAACAGGACCTGCTGATGCAAATCAACAAGTTCACCGACAACCGCGGCGTTGATGTGGTGTTCGATGGCTTGGGTGGCCCGCAGATGTCGCTGCTCGGCGATGTGCTGGCTCCGCGCGGCAGCCTGGTGCTGTATGGCCTGCAGGGCGGTAACCAGACACCCTTCCCGGCGTGCGCGGCGTTCCAGAAGAATATTCAGTTCTTTGTGCACTGCATCGGTAATTTCACCGGAAAACCGGAACTGGGCATCATCCAGGACCAGGTTGCACTGCAACGTGCGTTGCGTGATATCAACCAGTTGACCGCTGACCGTGTGCTTGTGCCGCTGAAAACTACCGTGTTTCCGTTCAGCCAATTCGTCGAAGCGCACCGCTATATGGACGAATGCCCGTGCCGCGAGCGTGTGGCATTGCAGGTTGAAGCTGTTTGA
- a CDS encoding PLP-dependent aminotransferase family protein, whose translation MTLRGERQADFAYQAVYRYMITLINEVSTDTRVKLPSLRQLAGRLNVSISTIQYAYALLEKEGRVYSVAKSGYYAWPMSANPSAWAGGDLLDRLYAAARRPGMAVLSGDEPALLASLDTALLRLERELVRQYPKNLQPWSQPYGVWELRAALAARYTSSPTHCWHADNVYIGADLRGVLDILIEVLGLRGSTVIVESPCDWLILRLFQDAGVRILELPWTPEGSLDRPTLERLLRDEAVHLVMFSSTVSLPSGVTMSLYERLEVARLLSQHDCWLLENDTFGRLSFDTSHTALRDLVNPDRVIVFSSFEKLLGSEAPYGFLLARRLGVELQRQFLLRSFRLSSIRQRAIARLHQSGRFDQHLRTLRQQLGEQAVRMSLRLEQQLGGQVSFRMPAAGAAFWLASTRAVDMRQVFQRLLVQQVVVAPGELFSVSGLHHQNLRVSHTFHGHPNLDIALAALSDALRQAQTG comes from the coding sequence ATGACCCTGCGCGGCGAGCGTCAGGCGGACTTCGCGTATCAGGCGGTCTACCGCTACATGATTACCCTGATCAACGAGGTCAGTACTGATACCCGCGTAAAGCTGCCGTCATTGCGGCAGTTGGCCGGGCGCCTGAACGTGTCGATCTCGACGATCCAGTACGCCTATGCGTTGCTGGAAAAAGAAGGCCGTGTGTATTCGGTGGCCAAGTCCGGTTATTACGCCTGGCCCATGTCTGCCAACCCCTCGGCGTGGGCGGGTGGGGATTTGCTCGACCGCCTCTACGCGGCAGCCCGACGCCCCGGCATGGCCGTGCTCAGTGGCGATGAGCCCGCGTTGCTGGCCTCACTGGACACAGCCCTGCTGCGCCTGGAACGCGAACTGGTGCGCCAGTACCCGAAAAACTTGCAGCCCTGGTCCCAGCCGTACGGGGTCTGGGAATTACGGGCCGCATTGGCCGCACGTTACACCTCGTCGCCCACCCACTGCTGGCACGCCGACAATGTGTACATCGGTGCCGACCTGCGCGGCGTGCTGGACATCCTGATTGAAGTGCTGGGCCTGCGGGGCAGCACGGTCATCGTGGAGTCACCTTGTGACTGGCTCATCCTGCGCCTGTTCCAGGACGCAGGGGTGCGCATCCTTGAGTTGCCCTGGACACCCGAGGGTAGCCTGGACCGCCCGACCCTGGAGCGGCTGCTGCGCGACGAAGCGGTGCACCTGGTGATGTTCTCTTCCACGGTCAGCTTGCCTTCGGGGGTGACGATGTCGCTCTACGAGCGGCTGGAAGTGGCGCGGCTGCTGAGCCAACACGATTGCTGGCTGCTGGAAAACGACACCTTCGGCCGGCTGAGTTTCGATACGTCCCACACGGCGTTGCGCGATCTGGTGAACCCTGACCGGGTGATCGTGTTCTCTTCATTCGAAAAACTGCTCGGCTCGGAAGCCCCCTATGGTTTTTTGCTGGCGCGGCGCCTGGGCGTTGAGTTGCAGCGTCAATTCCTGTTGCGCTCATTTCGCTTGTCGTCGATTCGCCAACGTGCCATCGCCCGCTTACATCAAAGCGGGCGTTTCGATCAGCACCTGCGCACGCTGCGCCAACAGCTCGGCGAACAAGCGGTGCGGATGAGCCTGCGCCTGGAGCAACAGTTGGGAGGGCAGGTGAGTTTTCGAATGCCGGCGGCTGGGGCGGCGTTCTGGCTGGCCTCCACGCGTGCCGTGGATATGCGCCAGGTATTCCAGCGTTTGCTGGTACAGCAAGTGGTGGTTGCACCCGGTGAGCTGTTCAGCGTCAGCGGCTTGCATCACCAGAACCTGCGCGTGAGCCACACCTTCCATGGGCACCCTAATCTGGACATTGCCCTGGCGGCATTGAGCGACGCCTTGCGCCAGGCGCAGACTGGGTGA
- the pgm gene encoding phosphoglucomutase (alpha-D-glucose-1,6-bisphosphate-dependent), with product MTISPFAGKPAPAQLLVDIPRLVTAYYTGQPDAAISTQRVAFGTSGHRGSSFELSFNEWHVLAISQAICLYREAQGINGPLFVGLDTHALSTPAGASALEVLAANGVHVMLAEGDEYTPTPAISHAIICYNRGRTSGLADGIVITPSHNPPQSGGYKYNPPNGGPADTHVTKWIEAKANELLANKLAGVKRISHAQALKADTTHRHDYLNTYVADLVNVIDMDAIRSADLRLGVDPLGGAGVRYWSAIAEHYRLNLEVVNTEVDATFRFMSVDWDGQIRMDPSSSYAMQGLIGLKERFDVAFACDPDHDRHGIVTPSGGLLAPNNYLAVSIDYLFQNRPDWRADAAVGKTVVSSGLIDRVAARIGRRLYEVPVGFKWFADGLFEGSLGFGGEESAGASFLRKDGSVWSTDKDGLIPALLAAEMTSRKGQDPSQIYRGLTDALGEPFAIRVDAKATPAQKALLGKLSPEQVTSTELAGEGIQQILSHAPGNNQAIGGLKVMTENGWFAARPSGTEDIYKIYAESFIGEDHLKQLVQEAQVLVDGAISSN from the coding sequence ATGACAATCAGTCCTTTTGCGGGCAAACCGGCGCCGGCCCAGTTGCTGGTGGATATCCCGCGACTGGTCACGGCCTACTACACCGGCCAGCCTGATGCAGCGATCTCCACCCAGCGCGTGGCCTTCGGTACGTCCGGGCACCGTGGCAGCTCGTTCGAGCTGAGCTTCAACGAATGGCACGTGCTGGCCATCAGCCAGGCGATCTGCCTGTATCGCGAAGCCCAAGGCATCAACGGGCCGCTGTTTGTCGGCCTGGACACCCACGCACTGTCGACGCCGGCCGGCGCCAGCGCCCTGGAAGTCCTGGCAGCCAACGGTGTGCATGTGATGCTCGCCGAAGGTGATGAATACACGCCGACCCCGGCAATTTCCCACGCCATTATTTGCTACAACCGTGGCCGTACCAGCGGCCTGGCCGACGGCATTGTCATCACGCCGTCCCACAACCCGCCGCAAAGTGGCGGCTACAAGTACAACCCGCCCAACGGCGGCCCGGCCGATACCCATGTGACCAAGTGGATCGAGGCCAAGGCCAACGAGCTGCTCGCCAACAAGCTGGCCGGGGTGAAGCGCATCTCCCATGCCCAGGCGCTCAAGGCCGACACAACCCACCGTCACGACTACCTCAATACCTACGTGGCGGACCTGGTCAACGTGATCGATATGGACGCGATCCGCAGCGCCGATCTGCGCCTGGGCGTCGACCCATTGGGCGGAGCAGGGGTGCGCTACTGGTCGGCGATTGCCGAGCATTACCGCCTGAACCTGGAGGTGGTGAATACCGAAGTCGATGCCACCTTCCGCTTTATGAGCGTTGACTGGGACGGTCAGATCCGCATGGACCCGTCCTCCAGCTATGCCATGCAGGGGTTGATCGGCCTCAAGGAGCGCTTCGACGTCGCCTTCGCCTGCGATCCGGACCACGACCGCCACGGCATTGTCACCCCGTCCGGCGGCCTGTTGGCGCCGAACAATTACTTGGCGGTGTCCATCGACTACCTGTTCCAGAACCGTCCTGACTGGCGCGCCGATGCGGCCGTGGGCAAGACCGTGGTCAGCAGCGGCCTGATCGATCGGGTGGCGGCCCGCATCGGCCGCCGTCTGTATGAAGTGCCGGTGGGCTTCAAGTGGTTTGCCGACGGCTTGTTCGAAGGTTCGTTGGGTTTCGGTGGGGAAGAAAGCGCCGGCGCGTCGTTCCTGCGTAAAGACGGCAGCGTGTGGAGCACCGACAAGGACGGCTTGATCCCGGCGCTGCTGGCGGCGGAAATGACCTCGCGCAAAGGCCAGGACCCAAGCCAGATCTACCGTGGCCTGACCGACGCCCTGGGCGAACCGTTCGCCATTCGTGTGGACGCCAAGGCCACGCCCGCGCAGAAAGCCTTGCTGGGTAAACTGTCGCCGGAGCAGGTGACCTCCACCGAACTCGCCGGGGAAGGCATCCAGCAGATCCTCAGCCACGCGCCGGGCAATAACCAGGCGATTGGCGGTTTGAAGGTGATGACCGAAAACGGCTGGTTTGCCGCACGGCCATCGGGCACCGAGGATATCTACAAGATCTACGCCGAAAGCTTTATTGGCGAAGATCACCTCAAGCAATTGGTGCAAGAGGCGCAAGTGCTGGTAGATGGCGCAATCAGCTCCAACTGA
- a CDS encoding pirin family protein codes for MLELRPFKSLGGAHHGWLDAHHHFSFAEYHDPKRMHWGNLRVWNDDIIAPGTGFPQHPHRDMEIITYVREGAISHADNLGNKGRTEAGDVQVMSAGTGIAHSEYNLEATPTKIFQIWIIPNEAGLPPSWGAKPFPKGEREGFVTLASGKVGDSESLRIRADARLVAANLKAGESAEYRLDSGRRAYLVPATGVIDVNGVRAQARDGVAVEDEQVLRVTALEDSEIVLVDLA; via the coding sequence ATGCTCGAACTTCGACCTTTCAAATCCCTGGGCGGCGCCCATCATGGCTGGCTTGACGCTCATCATCACTTCTCGTTCGCCGAATACCACGACCCCAAGCGCATGCACTGGGGCAACCTGCGTGTGTGGAACGACGACATCATCGCGCCAGGCACCGGCTTTCCACAGCACCCGCACCGTGACATGGAGATCATCACCTATGTGCGCGAAGGCGCGATCAGCCACGCCGACAACCTGGGCAATAAAGGCCGTACCGAAGCCGGTGATGTGCAGGTGATGAGCGCGGGTACCGGGATCGCCCACAGTGAATACAACCTGGAAGCCACGCCGACCAAGATTTTCCAGATCTGGATTATTCCCAACGAAGCCGGGCTGCCGCCGTCATGGGGAGCCAAGCCGTTTCCCAAAGGTGAGCGCGAGGGCTTTGTGACCCTGGCCAGCGGCAAGGTCGGTGACAGCGAAAGCCTGCGCATTCGTGCTGATGCGCGCCTGGTGGCGGCCAATTTGAAGGCGGGCGAAAGTGCTGAGTACCGACTCGACAGCGGCCGCCGTGCCTATCTGGTACCGGCCACGGGTGTGATTGACGTCAATGGCGTGCGTGCGCAGGCGCGAGACGGCGTGGCGGTCGAGGATGAGCAGGTGTTGCGGGTGACGGCGCTTGAGGACAGCGAGATCGTATTGGTCGATCTGGCCTGA